One stretch of Streptomyces sp. MMBL 11-1 DNA includes these proteins:
- a CDS encoding WhiB family transcriptional regulator, whose translation MLQPPHQPLQVAAVPAQRTPAREDDAGPWHSDAACRRDEAGLFFAPSKEPTAARLAREEAAKRVCARCPVMVHCREHALMQPEPYGVWGGLTAAERRVALARRRRRDIELTAATTAEHIAAAG comes from the coding sequence GTGCTGCAACCGCCGCATCAGCCTCTGCAGGTCGCCGCCGTTCCGGCCCAGCGGACCCCCGCCCGGGAGGACGATGCGGGCCCCTGGCATTCCGATGCGGCCTGCCGCCGCGACGAGGCGGGCCTGTTCTTCGCCCCGTCGAAGGAGCCGACCGCTGCCCGGCTGGCCCGCGAGGAGGCGGCCAAGCGGGTCTGTGCCCGGTGCCCGGTCATGGTGCACTGCCGGGAGCACGCGCTGATGCAGCCCGAGCCGTACGGGGTGTGGGGCGGGCTCACCGCCGCGGAGCGCCGGGTGGCGCTGGCCCGGCGACGACGGCGGGACATCGAGCTCACGGCGGCGACGACGGCCGAGCACATAGCCGCAGCGGGCTGA
- a CDS encoding DUF4245 domain-containing protein, which translates to MDPVASKRGKQTVRDMILSTLVIAACAGVIYLFIPKDENADPIKPVDFTVELATVRTAASYPVAAPEGLPKEWKATSVRYDEVAGDAWHLGFLDADRRYVAVEQSTAAARTYVPEVSQKAKDTGRTETVAGREWQVWEGAKYDALVLPGKGHTTVVTGSAPKESLVKMAAALKTAPPAAPAS; encoded by the coding sequence ATGGATCCCGTGGCAAGCAAGCGAGGCAAGCAGACAGTCCGGGACATGATCCTGTCGACCTTGGTGATCGCCGCCTGCGCGGGCGTCATCTACCTCTTCATCCCGAAGGACGAGAACGCCGATCCGATCAAGCCCGTCGACTTCACCGTCGAGCTGGCCACGGTGCGGACCGCCGCCTCCTACCCGGTGGCCGCGCCCGAGGGCCTGCCGAAGGAGTGGAAGGCGACCTCCGTCAGGTACGACGAGGTCGCGGGCGACGCCTGGCACCTGGGCTTCCTCGACGCGGACCGCAGGTACGTCGCGGTCGAGCAGTCCACCGCCGCCGCGCGGACGTACGTCCCCGAGGTCAGCCAGAAGGCCAAGGACACCGGGCGCACCGAGACGGTGGCCGGCCGGGAGTGGCAGGTCTGGGAGGGCGCGAAGTACGACGCCCTCGTCCTGCCCGGGAAGGGCCACACCACGGTGGTGACCGGCTCGGCGCCGAAGGAGAGCCTGGTCAAGATGGCCGCCGCGCTGAAGACGGCGCCGCCCGCCGCGCCGGCTTCCTGA
- a CDS encoding DUF1707 SHOCT-like domain-containing protein, which yields MDLEKQPQQPLAPAAPPPAEVLDGDGIRASDADRDRIADILREAMAEGRLTADEHGERIDLVYRAKTVGELQPLIRDLPAPSGSPARPGSEPYAYGPENDDGPADNLVAVFSSATRKGRWRVGGRTNAFALFGSVEIDLTEALFGQRLTVINATSIFGSVDIRVPENISLRGNGTGVFGTFEVRTLESPDPEAPVVVVNGYSVFGTVEARPKRGKFVADLQRRLRKHLGH from the coding sequence GTGGACCTAGAGAAGCAGCCCCAGCAGCCCCTCGCGCCGGCCGCCCCGCCGCCCGCCGAAGTCCTGGACGGCGATGGCATCCGCGCCTCCGACGCCGACCGCGACCGGATCGCGGACATCCTGCGGGAGGCGATGGCCGAGGGCCGTCTGACGGCGGACGAGCACGGGGAGCGGATCGACCTGGTCTACCGGGCCAAGACCGTCGGCGAGCTCCAGCCGCTGATCCGGGACCTGCCCGCGCCCTCCGGCTCCCCGGCCCGCCCCGGTTCCGAGCCGTACGCCTACGGGCCCGAGAACGACGACGGCCCCGCGGACAATCTCGTCGCGGTCTTCAGCAGCGCCACCCGCAAGGGCCGTTGGCGGGTCGGCGGACGGACGAACGCCTTCGCGCTCTTCGGCAGCGTGGAGATCGATCTGACCGAAGCGCTTTTCGGCCAACGCCTCACCGTTATCAACGCGACATCCATCTTCGGCAGCGTCGACATCCGGGTGCCGGAGAACATTTCCCTGCGCGGCAACGGCACGGGCGTCTTCGGCACCTTCGAAGTGCGGACGCTCGAATCGCCGGACCCGGAAGCGCCGGTGGTCGTGGTGAACGGCTATTCGGTGTTCGGGACCGTGGAAGCCCGGCCGAAGCGGGGCAAGTTCGTCGCCGACCTCCAGCGTCGGCTGCGCAAACATCTCGGCCACTGA
- a CDS encoding APC family permease produces the protein MTSVPENGSGSGAGSSTAPGRLRRTLGFRDLVVYGLLFIAPMAPVGVFGALDAKSGGAVALVYVAATVVMGFTAFSYAQMVRVAPFAGSVFTYARKGLGEGPGFIAGWMAMLDYLLIPAVAYLFSGIAMNALVPEVSRWVWTAIAVLVTTLLNLWGVRAAARVGFAVLAMEIVVLLVFVVSAVVVLVRDGAQRGWLTPLTGDAGFSVAAVLGAVSIAVLSYLGFDAIASFAEEVTGGSRKVARAVLFCLVLAGALFVAQSYLAALLEPVSSAELAADPAAQGSAFYDAVDASVGTWLHDLVAVSKAIGAAFAALAGQAAAGRLVFAMARERRLPHFLAKVDPSSGVPRVAILCAAVVTLVAAVWAARRDDGLDHLVSVVDIGALTAFILLHASVVGWFAVRRMEGPPVWWRHVLIPVVGAGVLVAVIVEATASSQVVGVCWLGVGLVVLAVQGTGRRGGTGTEGPGGVEKGAPVP, from the coding sequence ATGACATCGGTGCCGGAGAACGGTTCGGGCAGCGGCGCGGGGAGCAGTACGGCACCGGGCAGGCTGCGACGGACGCTGGGGTTCCGGGATCTGGTCGTCTACGGGCTCCTCTTCATCGCCCCGATGGCCCCCGTCGGGGTCTTCGGTGCCCTGGACGCGAAGTCCGGTGGCGCGGTCGCGCTCGTCTATGTGGCGGCCACGGTGGTGATGGGGTTCACCGCCTTCAGTTACGCCCAGATGGTGCGGGTCGCCCCCTTCGCCGGCTCGGTCTTCACGTATGCCCGCAAGGGGCTCGGGGAAGGGCCGGGGTTCATCGCCGGGTGGATGGCCATGCTCGACTACCTGCTGATCCCGGCCGTCGCCTACCTCTTCTCCGGGATCGCGATGAACGCGCTGGTCCCAGAGGTCTCGCGGTGGGTGTGGACCGCGATCGCGGTGCTCGTGACCACGCTGCTCAACCTGTGGGGCGTACGGGCTGCCGCCCGCGTCGGCTTCGCGGTGCTGGCCATGGAGATCGTGGTGCTCCTGGTCTTCGTGGTCTCGGCCGTGGTCGTCCTCGTACGGGACGGGGCGCAGCGCGGCTGGCTGACGCCGCTGACGGGGGACGCCGGGTTCTCCGTGGCGGCGGTGCTGGGGGCCGTATCGATCGCGGTGCTCTCCTATCTGGGTTTCGATGCCATCGCCTCGTTCGCCGAGGAGGTGACGGGCGGCTCGCGGAAGGTGGCGCGGGCGGTGCTGTTCTGCCTGGTGCTGGCCGGTGCCCTGTTCGTGGCGCAGTCGTATCTGGCGGCGTTGCTGGAGCCGGTGAGCTCGGCGGAGCTGGCGGCGGACCCGGCGGCGCAGGGGTCGGCGTTCTACGACGCGGTGGACGCCTCGGTGGGGACGTGGCTGCACGATCTGGTGGCGGTCAGCAAGGCGATCGGCGCCGCGTTCGCCGCGCTGGCGGGGCAGGCCGCCGCCGGCCGGCTCGTCTTCGCGATGGCCCGGGAGCGGCGCCTGCCGCACTTCCTCGCGAAGGTCGACCCGTCGTCGGGCGTACCGCGGGTGGCGATTCTGTGCGCGGCGGTCGTGACGCTGGTGGCCGCGGTATGGGCGGCCCGGCGCGACGACGGCCTGGACCATCTGGTCTCCGTGGTGGACATCGGCGCGCTGACGGCGTTCATCCTGCTGCACGCGTCGGTGGTCGGCTGGTTCGCCGTACGCCGGATGGAGGGCCCGCCGGTGTGGTGGCGGCACGTCCTGATCCCGGTGGTCGGCGCGGGGGTGCTGGTCGCGGTCATCGTGGAGGCGACGGCGTCCTCGCAGGTGGTGGGCGTCTGCTGGCTCGGCGTGGGGCTCGTGGTGCTGGCGGTGCAGGGGACGGGCCGGCGGGGCGGTACGGGTACGGAGGGCCCGGGTGGCGTGGAGAAGGGGGCCCCGGTCCCGTAG
- the glpX gene encoding class II fructose-bisphosphatase, which yields MSEHHLPSPLEVSPEAPDRNLALELVRVTEAAAMAAGRWVGRGDKIGADGAAVKAMRTLVSTVSMNGVVVIGEGEKDEAPMLFNGERVGDGTGAEVDIAVDPIDGTTLNAKGMPNAIAVLAAADRGTMFDPSAVFYMDKLVTGPEAADFVDINAPVSVNIRRVARAKNAMPEDVTVVILDRPRHEGIVKEIRETGARIKFISDGDVAGSIMAAREGTGVDLLMGIGGTPEGIISACAIKCLGGVIQGKLWPKDEAERQRALDAGHDLDRVLSTDDLVSGDNVFFVATGITDGELMRGVRYRAEEATTESIVMRSKSGTIRTISSTHRLSKLRAYSAIDFDRAK from the coding sequence ATGTCCGAGCATCATCTGCCGTCCCCATTGGAGGTCTCCCCGGAGGCCCCCGACCGCAACCTGGCCCTGGAGTTGGTCCGGGTCACCGAGGCCGCCGCCATGGCTGCCGGGCGCTGGGTGGGCCGCGGCGACAAGATCGGCGCCGACGGCGCCGCCGTGAAGGCCATGCGGACCCTCGTCTCGACCGTCTCGATGAACGGCGTCGTCGTCATCGGCGAGGGTGAGAAGGACGAAGCGCCCATGCTGTTCAACGGCGAACGGGTCGGCGACGGCACCGGCGCCGAGGTCGACATCGCGGTCGACCCGATCGACGGCACCACGCTCAACGCCAAGGGCATGCCGAACGCCATCGCCGTGCTGGCGGCGGCCGATCGCGGCACGATGTTCGACCCGTCCGCGGTCTTCTACATGGACAAGCTGGTGACGGGGCCCGAGGCGGCGGACTTCGTCGACATCAACGCGCCCGTGTCGGTGAACATCCGGCGCGTGGCACGGGCGAAGAACGCCATGCCCGAGGACGTCACCGTCGTCATCCTCGACCGGCCCCGGCACGAGGGCATCGTCAAGGAGATCCGGGAGACGGGCGCGCGGATCAAGTTCATCTCCGACGGCGACGTCGCGGGCTCGATCATGGCGGCCCGCGAGGGCACCGGCGTCGACCTGCTGATGGGCATCGGCGGCACCCCCGAGGGCATCATCTCGGCCTGCGCCATAAAGTGCCTCGGCGGCGTCATCCAGGGCAAGCTCTGGCCCAAGGACGAGGCGGAGCGGCAGCGGGCGCTGGACGCGGGCCACGATCTGGACCGGGTGCTGTCGACCGACGACCTGGTCAGCGGCGACAACGTGTTCTTCGTGGCGACGGGGATCACCGACGGTGAGCTGATGCGCGGTGTGCGGTACCGCGCGGAGGAGGCGACCACCGAGTCGATCGTGATGCGCTCCAAGTCCGGCACGATCCGGACGATCTCCTCGACCCACCGGCTGTCGAAGCTGCGCGCCTACAGCGCCATCGACTTCGACCGCGCGAAGTAG
- a CDS encoding exodeoxyribonuclease VII small subunit: MTDDDGTTAAAATGTLGYEQARDELIEVVRRLEAGGTTLEESLALWERGEELAKVCRHWLEGARARLDAALARPQEDHQG, translated from the coding sequence ATGACGGACGACGACGGGACGACGGCGGCTGCCGCCACGGGCACGCTCGGGTACGAGCAGGCACGGGACGAGCTGATCGAGGTCGTACGCCGGCTGGAGGCGGGCGGCACGACGCTGGAGGAGTCGCTGGCCCTGTGGGAGCGGGGCGAGGAGCTGGCGAAGGTCTGCCGGCACTGGCTGGAGGGCGCCCGCGCCCGGCTGGACGCGGCCCTGGCCCGCCCGCAGGAGGACCATCAGGGCTGA
- a CDS encoding MFS transporter: MVALNLFVYETTGRALAMGLFMAVRLASGFVAGLVVGGLLARFSAKSIMLWANVGQGGVMLVLVLAPDGLLTGALMAVSVVIGACGTLFMVALRSSIPEMVGEDRRAWANSLSITGRSLAMVAGFASAGVVVSLVGYTAAFLVDMATFIACAVTVALLPIAGGKGAGAKEAGARGAAGEEADGSAPEGSQGSGGREGSGESQGSGGSRAGKDASAGKGASAAKGGRRWRPVAFLALAAAPGMGLMVALRGVDAFGSSSHNAALPIYSTSLDASNPAVFVSAFWCVWALGNIGAQQVIQRYAQRTGRSVGALGFGYGTVVMSAAFIAAFAGFPLVVTAVIALIAGAADGLTEVAYTSHLQTLPATLRGHAFGLSATFENLGFGVGMILVAAALDQFSPLAVVGWSHGAAIVVAVVFLLRVAGVRRAGRTGRTGQRKEEAVEGRPDRGDRNGAEVSGG; this comes from the coding sequence ATGGTGGCGCTCAATCTCTTCGTCTACGAGACGACGGGACGGGCGCTGGCCATGGGCCTGTTCATGGCGGTGCGGCTCGCCTCCGGATTCGTCGCCGGTCTCGTCGTGGGCGGTCTGCTCGCCCGTTTCAGCGCGAAGAGCATCATGCTGTGGGCGAATGTCGGGCAGGGCGGCGTGATGCTGGTGCTCGTCCTGGCGCCGGACGGTCTGCTGACCGGGGCGCTGATGGCCGTCTCGGTGGTGATCGGGGCGTGCGGGACCCTGTTCATGGTGGCGTTGCGCAGTTCGATCCCGGAGATGGTCGGGGAGGACCGCAGGGCGTGGGCGAACTCCCTCTCGATCACCGGCCGTTCGCTGGCCATGGTGGCGGGGTTCGCCTCGGCGGGCGTGGTCGTCTCCCTCGTCGGGTACACCGCGGCCTTCCTTGTCGACATGGCGACGTTCATCGCCTGCGCGGTGACGGTGGCCCTGCTGCCGATCGCCGGCGGCAAGGGAGCGGGAGCCAAGGAAGCGGGAGCCAGGGGTGCCGCCGGCGAGGAAGCCGACGGATCGGCCCCCGAAGGCTCCCAGGGCTCCGGGGGCCGCGAAGGCTCCGGGGAGTCCCAGGGCTCCGGGGGCTCCCGGGCCGGGAAGGACGCCTCGGCCGGGAAGGGCGCCTCGGCCGCGAAGGGCGGCAGGCGCTGGCGGCCCGTGGCCTTCCTCGCGCTCGCCGCCGCCCCCGGGATGGGTCTGATGGTGGCCCTGCGCGGGGTCGACGCGTTCGGTTCCTCGTCCCACAACGCGGCGCTGCCGATCTATTCCACCTCGCTCGACGCGTCGAATCCCGCGGTGTTCGTCAGCGCGTTCTGGTGCGTGTGGGCGCTCGGCAACATCGGGGCCCAGCAGGTGATCCAGCGGTACGCGCAGCGCACCGGACGCTCCGTGGGGGCGCTCGGATTCGGCTATGGCACGGTGGTGATGTCGGCCGCGTTCATCGCCGCGTTCGCCGGGTTCCCGCTGGTCGTGACGGCGGTGATCGCGCTGATCGCGGGGGCCGCGGACGGCCTCACCGAGGTCGCGTACACCTCGCACCTCCAGACACTTCCGGCCACCTTGCGTGGCCATGCCTTCGGTCTTTCGGCCACTTTCGAGAACCTCGGCTTCGGCGTCGGCATGATCCTTGTGGCGGCGGCTCTCGACCAATTCTCCCCGCTGGCCGTGGTGGGCTGGTCCCACGGCGCCGCCATCGTCGTCGCCGTGGTGTTCCTGCTGAGGGTGGCGGGAGTGCGCCGGGCGGGGCGTACGGGGCGTACGGGGCAGCGAAAGGAAGAAGCCGTTGAGGGACGACCGGATCGCGGTGATCGGAACGGCGCTGAGGTTTCCGGGGGCTGA
- a CDS encoding fumarate hydratase, translating into MAEFAYSDLLPLGEDTTPYRLVTAEGVSTFEADGRTFLKVAPEALRTLAAEAMHDISHYLRPAHLAQLRRIVDDPEASSNDKFVALDLLKNANIAAAGVLPMCQDTGTAIVMGKRGQNVLTEGGDEEALSHGIYDAYTKLNLRYSQMAPLTMWDEKNTGSNLPAQIELYATDGGAYKFLFMAKGGGSANKSFLYQETKAVLNEASMMTFLEEKIRSLGTAACPPYHLAIVVGGTSAEFALKTAKYASAHYLDELPAEGSPTGHGFRDKELEEKVFELTQKIGIGAQFGGKYFCHDVRVVRLPRHGASLPVAIAVSCSADRQATAKITAEGVFLEQLEKDPARFLPDTTDEHLDEAGDVVQIDLNRPMDEVLAELTKYPVKTRLSLTGPLVVARDIAHAKIKERLDAGEEMPQYLKDHPVYYAGPAKTPEGYASGSFGPTTAGRMDSYVEQFQAAGGSKVMLAKGNRSKQVTDACGAHGGFYLGSIGGPAARLAQDCIKKVEVVEYEELGMEAVWKIEVEDFPAFVVVDDKGNDFFTEPAPAPTFTSIPVRGPGLG; encoded by the coding sequence ATGGCAGAGTTTGCGTACTCCGATCTGCTCCCCCTGGGGGAGGACACCACGCCGTACCGTCTGGTGACCGCCGAGGGTGTCTCCACCTTCGAGGCCGACGGCCGTACGTTCCTCAAGGTCGCCCCGGAGGCGCTGCGCACCCTGGCCGCCGAGGCGATGCACGACATCTCGCACTACCTGCGCCCGGCCCACCTGGCGCAGCTGCGGCGGATCGTCGACGATCCGGAGGCGTCCTCCAACGACAAGTTCGTGGCGCTGGACCTCCTGAAGAACGCGAACATCGCCGCGGCGGGCGTACTGCCGATGTGCCAGGACACCGGTACGGCGATCGTCATGGGCAAGCGCGGGCAGAACGTGCTGACCGAGGGCGGTGACGAGGAGGCCCTGTCGCACGGGATCTACGACGCGTACACCAAGCTCAACCTGCGCTACTCGCAGATGGCCCCGCTGACCATGTGGGACGAGAAGAACACCGGCTCCAACCTTCCGGCCCAGATCGAGCTGTACGCCACCGACGGCGGCGCGTACAAGTTCCTCTTCATGGCGAAGGGCGGCGGCTCGGCCAACAAGTCGTTCCTCTACCAGGAGACGAAGGCCGTCCTGAACGAGGCCTCCATGATGACGTTCCTGGAGGAGAAGATCCGGTCGCTGGGGACCGCGGCCTGCCCGCCGTACCACCTCGCGATCGTGGTCGGCGGCACGTCGGCGGAGTTCGCGCTGAAGACCGCCAAGTACGCCTCCGCGCACTACCTGGACGAGCTGCCCGCCGAGGGCTCCCCCACCGGGCACGGCTTCCGGGACAAGGAGCTGGAGGAGAAGGTCTTCGAGCTGACGCAGAAGATCGGGATCGGCGCGCAGTTCGGCGGCAAGTACTTCTGCCACGACGTGCGCGTGGTGCGCCTGCCCCGGCACGGGGCCTCGCTGCCCGTCGCCATCGCCGTCTCCTGCTCGGCCGACCGCCAGGCCACCGCGAAGATCACGGCCGAGGGCGTCTTCCTGGAGCAGCTGGAGAAGGACCCGGCGCGCTTCCTCCCCGACACCACCGACGAGCACCTGGACGAGGCCGGTGACGTCGTGCAGATCGACCTCAACCGGCCGATGGACGAGGTGCTGGCCGAGCTGACCAAGTACCCGGTCAAGACCCGGCTCTCGCTGACCGGCCCGCTGGTCGTGGCCCGCGACATCGCCCACGCCAAGATCAAGGAGCGGCTGGACGCGGGCGAGGAGATGCCGCAGTACCTGAAGGACCACCCGGTGTACTACGCGGGTCCGGCGAAGACGCCCGAGGGGTACGCCTCCGGCTCCTTCGGCCCGACGACGGCCGGCCGGATGGACAGTTACGTGGAGCAGTTCCAGGCGGCGGGCGGTTCCAAGGTGATGCTCGCCAAGGGCAACCGCAGCAAGCAGGTCACCGACGCCTGCGGCGCGCACGGCGGCTTCTACCTCGGCTCGATCGGCGGCCCCGCGGCCCGGCTCGCCCAGGACTGCATCAAGAAGGTCGAGGTCGTCGAGTACGAGGAGCTCGGCATGGAGGCGGTCTGGAAGATCGAGGTCGAGGACTTCCCCGCGTTCGTCGTCGTCGACGACAAGGGCAACGACTTCTTCACCGAGCCCGCCCCGGCTCCGACGTTCACCAGCATTCCGGTGCGGGGGCCGGGTCTCGGCTGA
- a CDS encoding LuxR C-terminal-related transcriptional regulator: protein MKDDHSPSPVCDCRESPSDRSIPEQPCEAALAAYRRALTEGGLPAGAAPSCLLSLHLMVADHDSPGYLIPVPPETASFAALAPIEEAIVEQRRTLRSARATLAAFEGLYAEMHRQERPVLTRLSGTAVIGKALDAGVSGCRAEVRTAHPGGGRPAHVLEESLPRDLGNLRRGIRQRTLYQHTVRSDRTTLAYIEQVTAEGAEIRTLAEVADRFIVFDRDLALIPFSDEPHTALRVQHPSLVRFLVRHFDEAWSRAVPVRPERAPLRTPVVTSDLQRAILQAVVNGETDAAIARRIGMSRRSVAEHMRKVSEQLGSNSRAQLGYLVATSGLLDG from the coding sequence GTGAAGGACGATCATTCCCCCTCACCGGTATGTGATTGCCGTGAATCACCCTCGGACCGGTCGATACCGGAACAACCCTGCGAGGCGGCGCTCGCGGCCTATCGCCGTGCGCTGACGGAGGGCGGCCTCCCGGCCGGCGCCGCGCCGTCCTGCCTGCTGTCCCTGCACCTGATGGTGGCCGACCACGATTCACCCGGCTACCTCATCCCCGTACCGCCGGAGACCGCCTCGTTCGCCGCCCTCGCCCCGATCGAGGAGGCGATCGTCGAGCAGCGCCGAACCCTGCGTTCCGCCCGCGCCACCCTCGCCGCCTTCGAGGGCCTCTACGCCGAGATGCACCGACAGGAACGCCCCGTCCTCACCCGGCTCTCCGGCACGGCCGTCATCGGCAAGGCCCTGGACGCCGGGGTCAGCGGCTGCCGCGCCGAGGTCCGCACCGCCCACCCCGGCGGCGGACGCCCCGCCCACGTCCTGGAGGAGTCCCTGCCGCGCGATCTGGGCAACCTGCGCCGCGGCATCCGGCAGCGCACCCTCTACCAGCACACCGTCCGCTCGGACCGCACCACGCTCGCCTACATCGAGCAGGTGACCGCCGAGGGCGCCGAGATCAGGACCCTGGCCGAGGTCGCGGACCGGTTCATCGTCTTCGACCGGGACCTCGCCCTCATCCCGTTCTCCGACGAGCCGCACACCGCGCTGCGCGTCCAGCACCCGTCGCTGGTCCGCTTCCTGGTCCGCCACTTCGACGAGGCGTGGTCACGCGCGGTCCCGGTCCGCCCCGAACGCGCGCCGCTGCGCACCCCCGTCGTCACCTCCGACCTCCAGCGCGCCATCCTCCAGGCCGTCGTCAACGGCGAGACGGACGCCGCCATCGCCCGCCGGATCGGCATGAGCCGCCGCAGCGTCGCCGAGCACATGCGCAAGGTCTCCGAGCAACTGGGCAGCAACAGCCGGGCGCAGCTGGGGTATCTGGTCGCGACCTCGGGTCTGCTGGACGGCTGA
- the xseA gene encoding exodeoxyribonuclease VII large subunit: protein MALNTSAEAPLPVGEVSRLIGGWIDRLGAIWVEGQITQLSRRPGAGVVFLTLRDPSHDISVSVTCFRQVFDRIADVVTEGARVVVLAKPEWYAPRGQLSLRATDIRPVGIGELLVRLEQLKKSLAAEGLFALDRKKPLPFLPQLVGLVCGRASAAERDVLENARRRWPAVRFEVRNTAVQGVNAVAQVVRAVEELDALEEVDVIVVARGGGSVEDLLPFSDEQLIRTVAGCRTPVVSAIGHEPDSPLLDLVADLRASTPTDAAKKVVPDVGEELERVQQLRDRALRTVRGLLDREERGLAHALGRPAMERPQRLVDEREAEVDALLGRGRRVLGHLLDRADSELSHTLARVVSLSPAATLERGYAVLQRPDGHVVRSPGEAGAPGEPLRARVSEGEFTVRVDG, encoded by the coding sequence ATGGCTCTCAACACGTCCGCGGAAGCGCCGCTGCCCGTCGGTGAGGTGTCCCGGCTCATCGGCGGGTGGATCGACCGGCTCGGCGCCATCTGGGTGGAGGGGCAGATCACCCAGCTGTCGCGGCGCCCGGGCGCCGGAGTCGTCTTCCTGACGCTGCGCGATCCGTCCCATGACATCTCGGTGAGCGTGACCTGTTTCCGGCAGGTCTTCGACCGGATCGCCGATGTGGTGACGGAGGGCGCGCGCGTCGTCGTGCTGGCCAAGCCCGAGTGGTACGCGCCCCGGGGGCAGCTGTCGCTCCGGGCGACGGACATACGGCCGGTCGGCATCGGTGAGCTGCTCGTCCGGCTGGAGCAGCTGAAGAAGTCGCTCGCCGCCGAAGGGCTCTTCGCCCTGGACCGCAAGAAGCCGCTGCCGTTCCTCCCGCAGCTCGTCGGGCTGGTCTGCGGGCGTGCTTCCGCCGCCGAGCGTGATGTGCTGGAGAACGCCCGCCGCCGCTGGCCCGCCGTGCGCTTCGAGGTCCGCAACACCGCCGTGCAGGGGGTGAACGCGGTCGCCCAGGTGGTGCGGGCGGTCGAGGAGCTGGACGCGCTGGAGGAGGTCGACGTGATCGTGGTGGCGCGGGGCGGCGGCAGCGTCGAGGATCTGCTGCCGTTCTCCGACGAGCAGCTGATCCGGACCGTGGCCGGCTGCCGTACGCCGGTGGTCTCCGCGATCGGCCACGAGCCCGACTCACCGCTGCTCGACCTGGTGGCCGACCTGCGTGCCTCCACGCCCACGGACGCGGCCAAGAAGGTCGTCCCCGACGTGGGCGAGGAGCTGGAGCGGGTGCAGCAGTTGCGGGACCGGGCACTGCGGACCGTACGGGGGTTGCTGGACCGCGAGGAACGGGGGCTCGCCCACGCGCTGGGCCGCCCCGCGATGGAGCGGCCCCAGCGGCTGGTGGACGAGCGCGAGGCCGAGGTGGACGCGCTCCTCGGGCGCGGCCGCCGGGTGCTGGGTCATCTCCTGGACCGGGCCGATTCGGAGCTGTCGCACACGCTCGCCCGGGTCGTCTCGCTGTCGCCGGCCGCGACCCTGGAGCGGGGCTACGCGGTGCTCCAGCGGCCCGACGGACATGTGGTCCGCTCCCCCGGCGAGGCCGGGGCGCCCGGTGAGCCGCTGCGGGCGCGGGTGTCGGAGGGCGAGTTCACGGTGCGGGTGGACGGGTGA
- a CDS encoding malonic semialdehyde reductase translates to MSLVLDPAAQDLLFREARTANTFTDEPVTDEQVQAIYDLVKFGPTAFNQSPLRVVLVRSAEGRERLVQHMAEGNRPKTSTAPLVAILAADNEFHEELPALLPHFPQAKDMFFSERPARESAAGLNAALQAAYFIIGVRAAGLAAGPMTGYDAAGVQKEFLDDDHAPLMVVNIGKPGEDAWFPRSPRLSFDEVVTTV, encoded by the coding sequence ATGTCCCTCGTTCTCGACCCCGCCGCCCAGGACCTCCTCTTCCGTGAGGCCCGTACCGCCAACACCTTCACCGACGAGCCGGTGACCGACGAGCAGGTCCAGGCGATCTACGACCTGGTCAAGTTCGGACCGACCGCCTTCAACCAGTCGCCGCTGCGCGTCGTCCTGGTCCGCTCCGCCGAGGGTCGCGAGCGCCTGGTGCAGCACATGGCCGAGGGCAACCGCCCGAAGACCTCCACGGCCCCGCTGGTCGCGATCCTGGCCGCCGACAACGAGTTCCACGAGGAGCTCCCGGCGCTGCTCCCGCACTTCCCGCAGGCCAAGGACATGTTCTTCTCGGAGCGCCCGGCCCGCGAGTCGGCCGCCGGCCTCAACGCCGCGCTGCAGGCCGCCTACTTCATCATCGGCGTCCGCGCCGCCGGCCTGGCCGCCGGCCCGATGACCGGCTACGACGCCGCGGGCGTCCAGAAGGAGTTCCTGGACGACGACCACGCGCCGCTGATGGTCGTCAACATCGGCAAGCCGGGCGAGGACGCCTGGTTCCCGCGCAGCCCGCGCCTCTCCTTCGACGAGGTCGTCACGACCGTCTGA